CCTCGCCTACCTGCGCCGGGACTATCCCACGGCGATCGCGCGCCTGCAGAAGACCCTGGAGATCGATCCCGGGAACGGTCCCGCCTCCGCAGCCCTCTCCTTCGCTTATGCGCACGAGGGCAGAAAGGCCGAGGCCGCGGCTGTGCTGGCCAAGGAGGGGCCGGTCAGGCCGGAGTGGCCGCCCATCGCCCAAGCCAGCGTGGCCTACGCCGACGCCTTGCTGGGCCGGGAGGCGGAGGCCCGGGTCATCGCCCAACGCCTGGAGGCGGAATCGGCGCGCAGCTACGTGCCACCCTTCTGGATGGCCCTCCTCTACACCGGCCTGGGCGACAAAGAGCGCGCCTTCTTCTGGCTGGACAAGGCCTACCAGGAGCACGCTTCCTGGCTGGCCTATCTCAAGGAGTACTCCGACTTCGATCCGCTGCGCTCCGACCCGCGCTTCCAGGAGTTGCTGAAGAAGGTGAACCTGGCGCCGTGAACGGGCCGGCGCCGGCCGTCACTTCTGCGACGGCGCAGGCGCCTGGCTGCCGATATCGAGGGTGGCTTTCCAGCTTCCATCCGGGTGGCGGCGCCAGATGGTGACGTAGCGGCCGCGCAGCACCACCTGGTCGCTGCCGTCGGCCTGCTTCACGTGTACCTCGAAGGGCCCGGTGGTGTAGCCCAGCGAGCCCGAGGCCTCCACCACCTCCGGCGACCAGGTGATGGAGCGGTTGGGATCCTGGAAGAGGGGCGCCCAGGCCTGGCGGACCTGCTCCTTGTCCGCGATCATGGCGCCGCCGTCGAAAGCCTTGATGTCGTCGTCGAAGAAGGACATGAACTTGTC
The sequence above is a segment of the Terriglobales bacterium genome. Coding sequences within it:
- a CDS encoding DUF4440 domain-containing protein, translating into MKPTLVLGLTLLLATLAPAGGPKPAKESKLAQQVRAAELAFASCAQAKDFDKFMSFFDDDIKAFDGGAMIADKEQVRQAWAPLFQDPNRSITWSPEVVEASGSLGYTTGPFEVHVKQADGSDQVVLRGRYVTIWRRHPDGSWKATLDIGSQAPAPSQK